The Phycisphaeraceae bacterium genome has a segment encoding these proteins:
- a CDS encoding cation-translocating P-type ATPase, whose translation MPDQAIPAHSATGPMEGVTRTQLGEDSHGEMRLERMIVVYLVGGVLVLTTTIAKRLLGINHLAADIPAGIGAIVLGLPLFLSAVRELAKGRWTSATLASLAIIAAIAIGRYEIAGFLAFILLIADQVVRRTAWGAQRAISQLVELTPDTARLLTKDGDEREVGLEQVQVGMVVRVYPGENLPVDGVVVRGQSSINQASLTGEAVPAEVQEGSDVYAGTTNLTGTVEVRVTGVGAQTTIGKVTELIREAESTRSPNQLIIERVAQAFVPVAIAIAGLVWFLMARSMDPYTRERAAETAITVLVVVCPSALLLASPTAMVAAFAAAARLGILIKQTNYLEAAATVDTVVLDKTGTVTTGRFAVSRLAPAEGVEGASLLQSAADAEQQSNHPLAKSIIDTAKRARIAPAGVDRYEEVHGRGVRAWVDGEEILAGRGAWLIEVNPDARDAIAKVEEKIEGMSGVHVMRAGRYLGAVGLEDRVRSNAKDVVTRLRDLGVKTVAIFTGDRFGVAKRVGQSVGVDRVEAECLPEEKHDLIGAMSAQGRRVLMVGDGINDGPSLARADVGVAMGLSGSDIATNSAGVALMNDDLSRIPFLIELARRTRAIIMQNIVASFIIALIGLVLAATGFVAIGVAVLYHFVGDLFVIGNSFRLVRFGEAYAEETGETLLGEDEKKPGRKYALGTATAVSRPAPSA comes from the coding sequence ATGCCCGATCAGGCGATCCCCGCTCACTCCGCCACCGGCCCGATGGAAGGCGTCACGCGCACCCAGCTGGGCGAAGACTCGCACGGCGAGATGCGTCTGGAGCGCATGATCGTCGTCTATCTCGTGGGCGGCGTCCTCGTGCTCACGACCACCATCGCCAAGCGACTCCTGGGGATCAACCACCTCGCGGCGGACATCCCGGCCGGCATCGGCGCGATCGTGCTGGGCCTGCCCCTGTTCCTCAGCGCCGTGCGCGAACTCGCCAAGGGACGCTGGACCAGCGCGACGCTCGCGTCGCTGGCGATCATCGCGGCGATCGCGATCGGGCGCTACGAGATCGCCGGGTTCCTCGCGTTCATTCTCCTCATCGCCGATCAGGTCGTCCGGCGCACGGCGTGGGGCGCGCAGCGCGCGATCTCGCAACTCGTCGAGCTGACCCCCGACACGGCGCGCCTGCTGACCAAGGACGGCGACGAGCGCGAGGTCGGGCTCGAGCAGGTCCAGGTCGGCATGGTCGTACGCGTGTACCCGGGCGAGAACCTGCCGGTCGACGGCGTGGTCGTGCGAGGGCAGTCGAGCATCAACCAGGCCTCGCTCACCGGCGAAGCGGTCCCGGCGGAAGTGCAGGAGGGCAGCGATGTCTACGCCGGCACCACGAACCTGACGGGCACCGTCGAGGTGCGCGTGACGGGCGTGGGCGCGCAGACGACGATCGGCAAGGTGACCGAACTCATCCGCGAGGCCGAGAGCACGCGCTCGCCCAACCAGCTGATCATCGAGCGCGTGGCGCAGGCGTTCGTGCCCGTCGCGATCGCGATCGCCGGGCTGGTGTGGTTCCTGATGGCCCGCTCGATGGACCCGTACACGCGCGAGCGCGCCGCGGAGACCGCGATCACGGTGCTCGTGGTCGTGTGCCCCTCGGCGCTGCTGCTGGCGAGCCCGACGGCGATGGTGGCCGCGTTCGCCGCCGCCGCACGGCTGGGCATCCTGATCAAGCAGACGAACTACCTCGAGGCCGCGGCGACGGTTGACACGGTGGTGCTCGACAAGACGGGCACGGTGACGACGGGTCGCTTCGCGGTGTCGCGCCTGGCGCCGGCCGAGGGCGTCGAGGGCGCGTCGCTGCTGCAGTCGGCGGCGGACGCGGAGCAGCAGAGCAACCACCCGCTCGCCAAGTCGATCATCGACACCGCGAAGCGGGCGCGCATCGCGCCGGCCGGCGTCGATCGCTACGAAGAGGTCCACGGTCGCGGCGTGCGCGCGTGGGTCGACGGAGAGGAGATCCTCGCAGGTCGCGGCGCGTGGCTGATCGAGGTCAACCCCGACGCGCGCGACGCGATCGCGAAGGTCGAGGAGAAGATCGAGGGCATGTCGGGCGTGCACGTGATGCGCGCCGGGCGGTATCTGGGCGCCGTCGGGCTCGAGGACCGCGTGCGCAGCAACGCCAAGGACGTCGTGACGCGCCTGCGCGACCTGGGCGTCAAGACCGTGGCGATCTTCACCGGCGACCGCTTCGGCGTCGCCAAGCGCGTCGGCCAGAGCGTGGGCGTCGACCGCGTCGAGGCCGAGTGCCTGCCCGAAGAGAAGCACGACCTCATCGGCGCGATGTCGGCCCAGGGCCGGCGCGTGCTGATGGTCGGCGACGGCATCAACGACGGCCCCTCGCTCGCGCGCGCCGATGTCGGCGTCGCGATGGGCCTGTCGGGCTCGGACATCGCGACCAACTCCGCGGGCGTCGCGCTCATGAACGACGACCTGTCGCGCATCCCGTTCCTCATCGAGCTGGCGCGACGGACGCGCGCGATCATCATGCAGAACATCGTCGCGTCGTTCATCATCGCGCTGATCGGCCTTGTCCTGGCGGCCACGGGCTTCGTCGCGATCGGCGTGGCGGTGCTGTACCACTTCGTGGGCGACCTGTTTGTCATCGGCAACAGCTTCCGGCTCGTGCGCTTCGGCGAGGCCTACGCCGAGGAAACCGGCGAGACGCTGCTGGGCGAGGACGAGAAGAAGCCCGG